The genomic segment CTGACGCAAAAGTTTTCTTTATGTTAGGCGGGACTCAGGCGAATACGACAACAATAAAATTTTTCTTGAATCCTGTCGAAGGAGTAATAAGCGTTGACTCCGGTCATATAAACGTACACGAATCCGGCTCAGTTGAGTCAACAGGTCATAAAATTTTGACATTGCCGAATCATGGCGGGCTGTTAGATCCTGAAGATTTGCGCAAATATTTAGCTGCCTTCCATGCAAGTGACTCAAATGAACACGCAGTACAGCCGGGACTCGTTTATATTTCTTTCTCGTCAGAATATGGGACTCTCTATACACGTGAAATGCTAGAAAATATTAAATCAGTCTGCAATGAATATGACTTGAAATTATTTCTTGACGGTGCCAGACTCGGCGTGGGCTTGACTTCAGAATCAGAACACGCAGATATTGACGATATTGCAAGATTTTGCGACGCATTTTATATCGGAGGCACTAAGAACGGGGCATTATTCGGCGAGGCTGTAGTATTTCCGAATCCTGAAATCTTTAACGCGAAAAAATTAAACACTTTCCGAACGTTCATAAAGCAGCAATGCGGGCTTCTAGCTAAGGGGCGTTTAGTGGGAATTCAGTTCGAGGCGTTATTTGATGACGATAATTTATACATAAAGAATGCGACTCACGCGAATAGACAAGCAATGAAGATAAAGCAGGCATT from the Synergistaceae bacterium genome contains:
- a CDS encoding aminotransferase class V-fold PLP-dependent enzyme, which codes for MLSRTNLEQTSGYGVDEHCVRAKNLIRKFINKPDAKVFFMLGGTQANTTTIKFFLNPVEGVISVDSGHINVHESGSVESTGHKILTLPNHGGLLDPEDLRKYLAAFHASDSNEHAVQPGLVYISFSSEYGTLYTREMLENIKSVCNEYDLKLFLDGARLGVGLTSESEHADIDDIARFCDAFYIGGTKNGALFGEAVVFPNPEIFNAKKLNTFRTFIKQQCGLLAKGRLVGIQFEALFDDDNLYIKNATHANRQAMKIKQAFIDSKIPFLIESFTNQQFPILTLEQHKILSSKFDYEVWQPLEDNRLCVRFCTSWATSDESIEKLSQEIKQL